The following coding sequences lie in one Rothia sp. SD9660Na genomic window:
- the mihF gene encoding integration host factor, actinobacterial type: MPLQPLTEEQRADAREKAKKARVTRAEIKDAVKNKQITIAEVLKRAETDEAVARLKVTDLLTSLPGVGEVRTENILNELNIAASRRLRGLGIHQRKALINLLDR, encoded by the coding sequence ATGCCTCTTCAGCCCCTCACCGAAGAACAGCGCGCCGACGCTCGCGAAAAGGCCAAGAAGGCCCGTGTTACCCGCGCCGAAATCAAGGACGCCGTTAAGAACAAGCAGATTACTATTGCAGAAGTTCTCAAGCGCGCCGAAACTGACGAAGCAGTCGCTAGACTGAAGGTAACCGACCTGCTCACCTCCCTGCCGGGTGTGGGTGAGGTCCGTACCGAGAACATTTTGAACGAACTGAATATTGCTGCGTCCCGCCGTCTGCGTGGTCTTGGTATCCACCAGCGTAAGGCACTCATCAATCTTCTCGACCGATAA
- the efp gene encoding elongation factor P produces MATTADIKNGVVLKIDGNLWSVIEFQHVKPGKGGAFVRTKLRNVTSGKVVDKTFNAGAKVETATVDRSDYQYLYQDGTDYVFMDMKTYDQINVSEVTVGDAAKYMLENQTATIAMHEGSPLYIELPASVVLEITYTEPGLQGDRSTGGTKPATVETGAEIQVPLFLETGTKVKVDTRTGDYLGRVND; encoded by the coding sequence TTGGCTACTACCGCAGATATCAAGAACGGTGTCGTTCTCAAGATTGACGGCAACCTCTGGTCCGTCATCGAATTCCAGCACGTCAAGCCCGGTAAGGGCGGCGCTTTCGTCCGCACCAAGCTGCGCAACGTCACCTCAGGCAAGGTAGTTGATAAGACCTTCAACGCCGGCGCTAAGGTTGAGACCGCAACCGTCGACCGCTCTGACTACCAGTACCTCTACCAGGACGGCACCGACTATGTCTTTATGGACATGAAGACCTACGACCAGATTAACGTTTCTGAGGTCACCGTTGGCGATGCCGCCAAGTACATGCTCGAAAACCAGACCGCAACCATCGCCATGCACGAAGGTTCACCCCTCTATATCGAGCTCCCCGCTTCAGTCGTCCTCGAAATTACCTACACCGAGCCCGGCCTGCAGGGTGACCGCTCCACCGGTGGCACCAAGCCTGCAACCGTCGAGACCGGTGCCGAGATTCAGGTGCCCCTCTTCCTCGAAACCGGCACCAAGGTCAAGGTCGACACCCGCACCGGCGACTACCTCGGCCGCGTCAACGACTAA
- a CDS encoding dihydroorotase yields MIESVYLIKGASLLGEKTADILIKDGLIAEIGENLEDAAAQVVEAHGLIALPGLVDLHTHLREPGQEDAETVETGTRAAALGGYTAVFAMANSNPVADTAGVVEQVYELGKNSGWVKVQPIGAVTVGLAGERLSDIGAMAESRAQVRVFSDDGMCVWDPALMRRALEYVKTFNGVIAQHAQEPRLTEGAQMNEGKVSAELGLAGWPAVAEESIIARDVLLAEHVGSRLHICHLSTKGSVEIVRWAKERGIKVTAEVTPHHLLLTDELVRTYDPVYKVNPPLRTEDDVLALRQAVADGIIDIIGTDHAPHPAESKDCEWACAANGMTGLEQALSIIQKTLVDTGYITWADVARIMSTKPAEIGLAADHGRPLEAGEPAHLVLVDPAATRVIDPAAQATKGKNNPYRGLEVPGAVVATFFGGHPTVLNGALNTPSAQ; encoded by the coding sequence ATGATTGAATCTGTTTACCTCATCAAGGGCGCCTCACTGCTAGGTGAGAAAACCGCCGATATTCTGATCAAGGACGGCCTCATCGCTGAAATTGGCGAGAACCTTGAGGACGCCGCAGCCCAGGTTGTCGAGGCCCATGGGCTTATCGCCCTACCCGGCCTGGTCGACCTGCACACCCACCTGCGTGAACCCGGCCAGGAAGACGCTGAAACCGTCGAAACCGGCACCCGTGCGGCAGCCTTGGGCGGCTACACTGCTGTCTTCGCCATGGCTAACTCCAACCCCGTTGCCGATACTGCCGGCGTGGTGGAGCAGGTCTATGAACTGGGTAAGAACTCGGGCTGGGTCAAGGTGCAGCCCATCGGTGCTGTTACCGTGGGCCTGGCGGGGGAGCGCCTCTCAGATATTGGTGCGATGGCTGAATCCCGTGCCCAGGTGCGCGTCTTCTCAGACGACGGCATGTGCGTCTGGGACCCGGCCCTGATGCGTCGAGCCCTGGAATACGTCAAGACCTTCAACGGCGTCATCGCCCAGCACGCCCAGGAACCCCGCCTGACCGAAGGCGCCCAGATGAACGAGGGTAAGGTGTCAGCAGAACTAGGTCTGGCTGGCTGGCCCGCAGTTGCTGAAGAATCCATCATCGCCCGCGACGTGCTGCTGGCTGAACATGTTGGCTCTCGCCTGCACATCTGCCACCTGTCAACCAAGGGTTCCGTCGAAATCGTGCGCTGGGCTAAGGAACGGGGCATCAAGGTAACCGCCGAGGTCACCCCCCACCACCTGCTGCTAACCGACGAGCTGGTGCGCACCTACGACCCCGTCTACAAGGTCAATCCGCCCCTGCGCACCGAAGATGACGTGCTGGCCCTGCGTCAGGCAGTTGCCGACGGCATCATCGACATCATCGGCACCGACCACGCACCCCACCCCGCTGAATCCAAGGACTGCGAGTGGGCCTGCGCCGCCAACGGTATGACCGGCCTTGAACAGGCACTGTCCATCATCCAGAAGACCCTGGTTGATACCGGCTACATCACCTGGGCCGACGTTGCCCGCATCATGAGCACCAAGCCCGCCGAAATCGGCCTAGCAGCCGACCACGGACGTCCGCTCGAAGCGGGGGAGCCCGCTCACCTGGTGCTGGTCGACCCTGCCGCAACCCGCGTCATCGACCCCGCCGCTCAGGCCACCAAGGGCAAAAACAACCCCTACCGGGGCCTGGAAGTGCCCGGCGCGGTCGTAGCCACCTTCTTCGGCGGTCACCCCACCGTTCTCAACGGTGCACTGAACACCCCGTCCGCTCAGTAA
- the pyrF gene encoding orotidine-5'-phosphate decarboxylase produces MSRGFGDRLAAAMGEKGPLCVGIDPHPALLDAWGLPDTAASLTTFASTVLEACGQVAAALKPQVALFERHGSAGLAALEQLQRDAADAGVLVVADAKRGDIGSTMAAYADAWLGETSPLGTDSVTLSPYLGFESLRPALDLADRNDRGTFVLALTSNPEGQTVQHVGGTSSVAASIIAAARAENDQRQWEAIGPCGLVVGATVADALQKLEIDLSTFNGPILAPGFGAQGATAHDLYTVFAGIENQVLVNSSRGVLAAGPSTQGLRQAAEKARDELLNAR; encoded by the coding sequence ATGTCACGCGGTTTTGGTGATCGCCTGGCTGCGGCTATGGGGGAGAAGGGCCCCCTCTGCGTGGGCATAGACCCCCACCCCGCCTTGCTCGATGCCTGGGGGCTGCCCGACACCGCGGCGTCCTTAACCACCTTCGCCTCGACCGTGCTTGAGGCTTGCGGCCAGGTAGCCGCAGCCCTCAAGCCCCAGGTGGCGCTCTTTGAGCGCCACGGTTCAGCGGGTCTGGCTGCCCTCGAGCAGCTGCAGCGGGATGCTGCGGACGCCGGTGTTCTAGTTGTTGCCGACGCCAAGCGCGGCGATATCGGCTCGACCATGGCAGCCTATGCGGACGCCTGGCTGGGTGAGACTTCACCGCTGGGTACCGATTCAGTGACCCTGAGCCCCTACCTGGGGTTTGAGTCTTTGCGCCCGGCCCTTGACCTGGCCGACCGCAATGACCGGGGCACCTTCGTGCTCGCGCTGACCTCGAACCCCGAGGGGCAGACCGTGCAGCATGTGGGCGGTACCTCATCTGTTGCCGCATCGATTATCGCCGCGGCCCGGGCTGAGAACGACCAGCGCCAGTGGGAGGCCATAGGCCCCTGCGGTCTGGTGGTAGGCGCAACCGTCGCTGATGCCCTGCAGAAGCTAGAGATTGATCTCTCGACCTTCAACGGGCCCATTCTGGCACCGGGTTTCGGCGCCCAAGGAGCTACGGCACACGACCTCTATACCGTTTTTGCCGGTATCGAGAACCAGGTGCTGGTGAACTCGAGTCGAGGCGTGCTGGCGGCGGGGCCGTCGACTCAAGGGCTACGTCAGGCGGCTGAAAAGGCTCGTGACGAGCTTCTAAATGCCCGGTAG
- the carA gene encoding glutamine-hydrolyzing carbamoyl-phosphate synthase small subunit, with translation MFHPAPTPRAAVLVLEDGTFYRGESYGATGKTLGEAVFSTGMTGYQETLTDPSYAGQIVVQTAPHIGNTGVNTEDAESRKIWVAGYAVRDAARRPSNWRSERSLDEELVEQGIVGIQGIDTRALTRHLRSAGSMRAGIFTGSDTELPLADLVAQVQAAAEMKGQKLADSVSIEEAYTVEPADQGWDGDVKATLVALDLGIKAMTPKRFAERGVRVHVLPATATIEDITALNPDGVFFSNGPGDPATADDQVQLLQSVLRTGTPFFGICFGNQLLGRALGFGTYKLPFGHRGINQPVMDRTTGKVEITAQNHGFAVDAPLDGAVTAPNEEFGRVEVSHVGLNDQVVEGLRCLDIPAFSVQYHPEAAAGPHDAAYLFDRFIDLMLEKKN, from the coding sequence ATGTTCCACCCAGCACCCACCCCACGTGCAGCAGTACTCGTCCTTGAAGACGGTACCTTCTACCGCGGCGAAAGCTACGGCGCCACCGGCAAGACCCTTGGCGAAGCGGTCTTCTCAACCGGCATGACCGGATACCAGGAAACCCTGACCGACCCCTCCTACGCGGGGCAGATTGTGGTTCAGACCGCACCCCATATCGGCAACACCGGCGTTAACACCGAGGACGCCGAATCCCGCAAAATCTGGGTTGCAGGCTACGCCGTGCGCGACGCCGCCCGCCGCCCCTCCAACTGGCGCTCAGAGCGTTCCCTCGATGAGGAACTGGTAGAGCAGGGAATCGTCGGCATCCAGGGCATCGACACCCGCGCCCTGACCCGTCACCTGCGCAGCGCCGGCTCCATGCGCGCCGGTATCTTCACCGGTTCAGACACAGAACTGCCCCTGGCAGACCTGGTTGCCCAGGTACAGGCAGCAGCCGAAATGAAGGGCCAGAAACTGGCTGACTCCGTTTCTATCGAAGAGGCCTACACTGTAGAACCCGCTGACCAGGGCTGGGACGGCGACGTCAAGGCCACCCTGGTTGCCCTCGACCTGGGTATCAAGGCCATGACCCCGAAACGCTTTGCCGAGCGCGGCGTCCGCGTGCATGTGCTGCCCGCAACCGCCACCATCGAAGACATCACCGCCCTCAACCCCGACGGTGTCTTCTTCTCTAACGGCCCCGGCGACCCCGCAACCGCGGACGACCAGGTTCAGCTCCTGCAGTCCGTCCTGCGCACCGGCACCCCCTTCTTCGGTATCTGCTTCGGTAACCAGCTACTGGGCCGCGCCCTGGGCTTCGGCACCTACAAGCTGCCCTTTGGCCACCGCGGTATCAACCAGCCCGTCATGGACCGCACCACTGGCAAGGTAGAAATCACCGCCCAGAACCACGGCTTCGCCGTAGACGCCCCGCTGGACGGCGCCGTCACTGCCCCCAACGAAGAATTCGGCCGAGTCGAGGTCTCCCACGTGGGCCTCAACGACCAGGTGGTTGAAGGCCTCCGCTGCCTCGACATCCCCGCCTTCTCGGTGCAGTACCACCCCGAAGCAGCCGCAGGCCCCCACGACGCTGCCTACCTCTTTGACCGTTTCATCGATCTCATGCTCGAGAAGAAGAACTAA
- the rpoZ gene encoding DNA-directed RNA polymerase subunit omega: MANAHNDEGIINPSADALIQKAESKYGLVIFGARRARQINAYYSQLHENLYDHVGPLVDSEPNKKSLSVAMREINEGLIEARHIADGQFDENGTLLHEDEPSAFLAGGDFYIDEPFVEYVDAEDADQA, encoded by the coding sequence GTGGCAAACGCACACAACGATGAAGGTATCATCAATCCCAGCGCAGACGCTCTGATCCAAAAAGCTGAGTCGAAGTACGGTCTGGTGATTTTTGGTGCTCGCCGTGCTCGCCAGATTAACGCCTACTACTCACAGCTTCACGAGAACCTGTACGATCACGTAGGCCCCCTGGTAGATTCTGAGCCCAACAAGAAGTCGCTCTCTGTGGCTATGCGTGAAATCAACGAAGGCCTGATTGAGGCCCGCCATATCGCCGATGGCCAGTTCGATGAAAACGGCACCCTGCTGCACGAGGATGAGCCCAGCGCTTTCCTGGCCGGTGGCGACTTCTACATCGACGAGCCCTTCGTTGAATACGTCGACGCTGAAGATGCAGATCAGGCCTAA
- the gmk gene encoding guanylate kinase, producing the protein MAEQTAAPKLTVLAGPTAVGKGTVSAYIREHYPEVWFSVSATTRDPRPGEEDGVHYYFVSDEEFESMVENRKMLEWATVHNSYKYGTIRSMVQKQLDAGKHVLLEIDLQGARQVRNAMPEAQLIFLAPPSWDELVSRLIGRGTESPQEQEARLDTAKIELAAEPEFDYTVINETVAEAAEEIVRLMGAHHK; encoded by the coding sequence ATGGCTGAACAGACCGCAGCACCTAAACTGACCGTGCTAGCTGGCCCCACTGCCGTTGGCAAGGGAACCGTTTCTGCTTACATTCGTGAGCACTACCCAGAGGTGTGGTTCTCTGTCTCCGCCACCACCCGCGACCCCCGCCCGGGCGAAGAGGACGGCGTGCACTACTACTTCGTCTCAGATGAAGAATTTGAGTCGATGGTAGAGAACCGCAAGATGCTGGAATGGGCCACTGTGCACAACTCCTACAAGTACGGCACGATTCGCTCCATGGTGCAGAAGCAGCTGGACGCCGGCAAGCACGTCCTACTCGAAATCGACCTGCAGGGCGCCCGCCAGGTGCGCAACGCCATGCCCGAAGCGCAGCTCATTTTCTTAGCTCCTCCCAGCTGGGACGAACTGGTATCCCGCCTCATTGGTCGAGGAACTGAGTCCCCGCAGGAGCAGGAGGCCCGCCTCGATACTGCCAAGATTGAGCTGGCTGCTGAGCCTGAGTTCGATTACACCGTCATCAACGAAACCGTGGCAGAAGCGGCGGAAGAAATCGTGCGTCTCATGGGTGCTCACCACAAGTAA
- a CDS encoding aspartate carbamoyltransferase catalytic subunit, which translates to MRHLLDTKDLSLDDALNILDTADYMGEVGQREVKKLPVLQGRTVVNLFFEDSTRTRLSFEAAEKRLSADIINFSAKGSSVSKGESLKDTAQTLAAINADAVVIRHSASGAPQRLAEAGWIDVPVLNAGDGTHAHPTQALLDAMTLRQFKAQVEGVTTRGLTLEGLRVAIVGDILHSRVARSNLWLLHTLGATVKFVAPPTLLPVDIENWPAEIYYNLDDAIESGVDAVMMLRIQKERMNAAFFPSSEEYSRLWGLTPERFARLDASAHETAILHPGPMNRGLEICAEAADSRRSWVLRQVTNGVSVRMAVLYLLMTGGSANDFYSGS; encoded by the coding sequence ATGCGTCACCTGCTTGATACCAAGGATCTCTCCCTTGACGACGCCCTCAACATTCTCGATACCGCCGACTACATGGGCGAGGTCGGCCAGCGCGAAGTCAAGAAACTCCCCGTGCTCCAGGGGCGCACCGTGGTCAACCTCTTCTTTGAAGACTCCACCCGCACCCGCCTATCCTTCGAGGCCGCCGAAAAGCGCCTGTCTGCCGACATCATCAACTTCTCAGCCAAGGGCTCATCTGTCTCTAAAGGGGAGTCACTCAAGGACACCGCCCAGACGCTGGCAGCTATCAATGCCGACGCCGTGGTGATTCGTCACAGTGCATCGGGTGCCCCCCAGCGTCTGGCTGAAGCCGGCTGGATTGACGTGCCCGTGCTCAATGCCGGTGACGGCACCCACGCCCACCCCACCCAGGCCCTGCTAGACGCCATGACCCTGCGCCAGTTCAAGGCCCAGGTTGAGGGCGTAACAACCCGCGGCCTCACCCTAGAGGGTCTGCGCGTAGCTATTGTGGGCGATATCCTGCACTCCCGCGTGGCTCGCTCCAACCTCTGGCTGCTCCACACCCTGGGAGCAACCGTCAAGTTCGTTGCCCCGCCTACCCTGCTCCCGGTAGATATCGAAAACTGGCCGGCAGAGATTTACTACAACCTTGACGACGCCATCGAGTCGGGAGTTGATGCGGTAATGATGCTGCGTATCCAGAAAGAACGCATGAATGCGGCCTTCTTCCCCTCATCCGAAGAATACTCCCGCCTGTGGGGGCTGACCCCCGAGCGCTTTGCCCGCCTCGATGCGTCCGCCCACGAAACCGCTATCCTGCACCCCGGCCCCATGAACCGCGGTCTCGAAATCTGCGCCGAAGCAGCTGACTCACGCCGCTCCTGGGTGCTGCGCCAGGTGACTAACGGCGTGTCGGTACGCATGGCGGTGCTCTACCTGCTTATGACCGGCGGCTCCGCCAACGACTTTTACTCCGGCTCCTAA
- the nusB gene encoding transcription antitermination factor NusB, with the protein MNSRTKARLRALEVLFEADQRGDDVIDVLIRRRTYTSAQISLYSEQIVRGVRDHDEEIREYIETYAQDWTMDRMPSVDRVALRLGAWELLFNDEIPDAVAISEATGLVRLLSTDDSPKFVNGLLDRLRQVKPALLA; encoded by the coding sequence GTGAATTCAAGAACCAAAGCTAGACTTCGCGCCCTCGAAGTCCTGTTTGAGGCCGATCAGCGCGGCGATGACGTCATTGACGTCCTGATTCGCCGCCGCACCTACACCTCAGCACAGATTTCGCTCTACTCCGAGCAGATTGTTCGTGGCGTACGCGACCATGACGAAGAGATTCGCGAGTACATCGAAACCTACGCCCAAGACTGGACTATGGACCGCATGCCCAGCGTGGACCGCGTGGCCCTGCGGCTCGGCGCTTGGGAGCTTCTCTTCAATGACGAGATTCCCGATGCCGTAGCTATCTCAGAGGCTACCGGCCTGGTTCGCCTGCTGTCGACTGACGATTCACCCAAGTTTGTGAATGGCTTGCTCGACCGCCTGCGCCAGGTGAAGCCCGCCCTGCTGGCTTAG
- the carB gene encoding carbamoyl-phosphate synthase large subunit — protein MPKRNDLNSILVIGSGPIVIGQAAEFDYSGTQALRVLKEEGVRVILVNSNPATIMTDPEFADATYIEPITPEVIEKIIAKEKPDAILPTLGGQTALNAAITLDEQGILDKYGVELIGANIEAINLGEDREAFKGVVERAGGESARSVIVHTMEEALEAAKELGYPMVVRPSFTMGGLGSGMAYNEEDLHRIAGAGIQYSPTSEVLLEESILGWKEYELEMMRDKNDNVVVVCSIENFDPVGVHTGDSITVAPALTLTDREYQKLRDIAINVIREVGVDTGGCNIQFAIDPATGRVIVIEMNPRVSRSSALASKATGFPVAKIATKLSLGYTLDEIPNDITQKTPASFEPTLDYVVVKVPRFAFEKFPAADPTLTTTMKSVGEAMALGRNFTEALQKAMRSMEQKGSTFRFDNPELGADELAALIEQSKTATTDRIFQVQLALLAGATVEQMYEATAIDPWFLDQLVLLNEVAAEIAASKTLDERTLRLAKRHGFSDAQIGEILGMSEAVVRGIRHALNIRPVFKTVDTCAAEFEAFTPYHYSSYDQEDEVAHHEKPSIMILGSGPNRIGQGIEFDYSCVHASMVLREAGYETVMVNCNPETVSTDYDISTRLYFEPLTLEDVLEIVEAEHRTGGLLGVFVQLGGQTPLKLAQELKAAGIPILGTSPEAIDLAEDRGEFSRVLEEAGLISPKNGTAYTFENAKKIADEIGYPVLVRPSYVLGGRGMEIVYSEAQLARYLENATEVSPSQPALIDKFLEDAVEIDVDALFDGEELYLGGVMEHIEEAGIHSGDSACTLPPITLGPDVIEQVKEATYKIAAGVGVRGLINIQFAVASEILYVIEANPRASRTVPFVSKATGVQMAKAAALIGTGKTIADLKAEGYLPATMDGATLPAETAIAVKEAVLPFSRFRTPEGVVVDSLLGPEMRSTGEVMGLDRHFDTAFAKAEASAGSKLPTEGKVFVSVANRDKRNSIIYVKMLQQLGFEIVSTGGTADVLRRNGVESLVVPKIAETKDGERSIVDMVRDGDIDLIFNTPSGGQARGDGYEIRAAATSVGCPVMTTVSEFGAAVQGINALREYSWEVMSLQEHGASIEAALKAREA, from the coding sequence ATGCCGAAGCGTAACGATCTCAACTCAATCCTCGTCATCGGTTCTGGCCCGATCGTCATTGGTCAGGCCGCCGAATTCGACTACTCGGGTACCCAGGCCCTGCGCGTTCTCAAAGAAGAAGGCGTGCGCGTCATTCTGGTCAACTCCAACCCGGCCACTATTATGACCGACCCCGAGTTTGCCGACGCCACCTACATCGAACCGATTACCCCAGAGGTCATCGAAAAGATTATTGCCAAGGAAAAGCCCGATGCCATTCTGCCCACCCTCGGTGGTCAGACCGCCCTCAACGCGGCTATCACCCTCGATGAGCAGGGCATTCTCGACAAGTACGGCGTAGAGCTCATTGGCGCCAACATCGAAGCTATCAACCTGGGCGAAGACCGCGAGGCCTTCAAGGGCGTCGTTGAGCGTGCCGGTGGCGAATCTGCCCGCTCCGTCATCGTGCACACCATGGAAGAAGCCCTCGAAGCCGCCAAGGAACTGGGCTACCCCATGGTGGTGCGCCCCTCATTTACCATGGGCGGCCTGGGCTCGGGTATGGCCTACAACGAAGAAGACCTGCACCGCATCGCCGGCGCCGGCATCCAGTACAGCCCTACCAGCGAGGTCCTGCTCGAAGAATCCATCCTGGGCTGGAAGGAGTACGAGCTGGAAATGATGCGAGATAAGAACGATAACGTGGTTGTCGTCTGCTCCATCGAAAACTTCGACCCCGTGGGTGTGCACACCGGTGACTCCATCACCGTAGCCCCCGCCCTCACCCTCACTGACCGCGAGTACCAGAAGCTTCGCGACATCGCTATCAACGTGATTCGCGAGGTCGGCGTTGACACCGGCGGCTGTAACATCCAGTTCGCCATCGACCCGGCAACAGGCCGCGTCATCGTCATCGAGATGAACCCCCGCGTGTCCCGCTCGTCCGCCCTGGCGTCTAAGGCAACCGGCTTCCCGGTTGCCAAGATCGCCACCAAGCTCTCCCTCGGCTACACCCTGGACGAGATCCCCAACGACATCACCCAGAAGACCCCGGCCTCCTTCGAACCCACCCTCGACTACGTCGTGGTCAAGGTTCCCCGTTTTGCCTTCGAGAAGTTCCCGGCAGCAGACCCCACCCTGACCACCACCATGAAGTCGGTGGGTGAGGCCATGGCCCTGGGCCGCAACTTCACCGAAGCCCTGCAGAAAGCCATGCGCTCCATGGAGCAGAAGGGCTCAACCTTCCGCTTCGACAACCCCGAACTCGGTGCGGACGAGTTGGCCGCCCTGATTGAGCAGAGCAAGACCGCTACCACCGACCGTATTTTCCAGGTCCAGCTGGCCCTGCTGGCTGGTGCTACCGTCGAGCAGATGTACGAGGCAACCGCCATTGACCCCTGGTTCCTCGACCAGCTAGTGCTCCTCAACGAGGTTGCCGCAGAAATCGCCGCATCTAAGACCCTGGATGAGCGCACCTTGCGCCTGGCCAAGCGTCACGGCTTCTCCGATGCTCAGATCGGTGAGATTCTCGGTATGAGCGAGGCAGTAGTGCGCGGTATCCGCCACGCCCTGAACATCCGCCCCGTCTTCAAGACCGTAGACACCTGCGCCGCCGAGTTTGAGGCCTTCACCCCTTACCACTACTCTTCCTACGACCAGGAGGACGAGGTAGCCCACCACGAGAAGCCCTCAATCATGATTCTGGGCTCCGGCCCCAACCGTATCGGCCAGGGTATCGAGTTTGACTACTCCTGCGTCCACGCCTCCATGGTGCTGCGCGAGGCCGGCTACGAGACCGTCATGGTCAACTGCAACCCCGAGACCGTATCAACCGACTACGACATCTCTACCCGCCTCTACTTCGAGCCCCTCACCCTGGAAGACGTGCTCGAAATCGTTGAGGCTGAGCATCGTACCGGTGGCCTGCTGGGCGTCTTCGTGCAGCTCGGTGGCCAGACCCCGCTCAAGCTAGCCCAGGAACTCAAGGCCGCTGGCATCCCGATTCTGGGCACCTCACCCGAGGCTATCGACCTGGCTGAAGACCGCGGCGAATTCTCCCGCGTACTGGAAGAAGCCGGCCTGATTTCCCCCAAGAACGGCACCGCCTACACCTTCGAGAACGCCAAGAAGATTGCGGACGAAATCGGCTACCCCGTGCTGGTGCGCCCCTCCTACGTTCTGGGCGGACGCGGCATGGAGATTGTCTACTCTGAAGCTCAGCTGGCCCGCTACCTGGAAAACGCTACCGAGGTTTCACCCTCCCAGCCCGCTCTGATCGATAAGTTCCTTGAGGACGCCGTCGAAATCGACGTCGACGCCCTCTTTGACGGTGAAGAGCTTTACCTGGGCGGCGTCATGGAGCACATCGAAGAGGCCGGTATTCACTCGGGCGACTCCGCCTGCACCCTGCCCCCCATCACCCTGGGCCCGGATGTCATCGAGCAGGTCAAGGAGGCAACCTACAAGATTGCCGCCGGCGTGGGCGTACGCGGTCTGATTAACATTCAGTTCGCTGTAGCTTCTGAAATTCTCTACGTGATTGAAGCTAACCCCCGTGCTTCTCGTACCGTCCCCTTTGTTTCGAAGGCAACCGGTGTGCAGATGGCTAAGGCTGCGGCCCTGATTGGTACCGGCAAGACCATTGCAGATCTCAAGGCCGAAGGCTACCTGCCCGCTACCATGGACGGCGCCACCCTGCCCGCCGAAACCGCCATCGCGGTCAAGGAAGCTGTGCTGCCCTTCAGCCGCTTCCGTACCCCCGAAGGTGTAGTGGTTGACTCCCTACTCGGCCCCGAAATGCGCTCAACCGGTGAGGTCATGGGCCTAGACCGCCACTTCGATACCGCCTTCGCTAAGGCTGAAGCATCTGCAGGTTCTAAGCTGCCGACCGAGGGTAAGGTCTTCGTCTCTGTAGCTAACCGTGACAAGCGCAACTCCATCATCTACGTGAAGATGCTGCAGCAGCTGGGCTTCGAGATTGTCTCGACCGGCGGCACCGCAGACGTTCTGCGCCGCAACGGGGTGGAGTCCCTGGTCGTTCCTAAGATTGCAGAAACCAAGGACGGGGAACGCTCCATCGTTGACATGGTGCGCGATGGAGACATAGACCTGATTTTCAACACCCCTTCCGGCGGTCAGGCGCGCGGCGATGGCTATGAGATTCGCGCTGCGGCCACCTCGGTAGGCTGCCCCGTGATGACCACCGTCTCTGAGTTCGGTGCAGCAGTTCAGGGTATTAACGCCCTGCGCGAATACAGCTGGGAGGTCATGAGCCTGCAGGAACACGGCGCCTCCATTGAGGCTGCCCTGAAAGCTCGGGAGGCCTAA
- the pyrR gene encoding bifunctional pyr operon transcriptional regulator/uracil phosphoribosyltransferase PyrR: protein MTDTTGVPTDVSAGAHRVILESADIERALTRIAHEILEANKGSENLVLLGIPRRGFPLAQRLADKIAQTDSGFNPAFSLGQLDITMYRDDLLSKPGRTPEPTRLPAAGIEGRTVVLVDDVLFSGRTIRAALDALKDYGRPEAVRLAVLVDRGHRQLPIRADHVGKNLPTSTHESVKVLLSSIDGEDDKVIISQPAHSTTSAQEGGE from the coding sequence ATGACCGATACCACCGGTGTACCCACCGACGTATCTGCAGGAGCCCACCGGGTCATCCTGGAGTCAGCCGACATCGAGCGAGCTCTGACTCGCATCGCCCACGAAATTCTTGAAGCCAATAAAGGCAGCGAAAACCTGGTTCTCCTAGGTATTCCGCGCCGAGGCTTCCCCCTAGCCCAGCGTCTGGCCGATAAAATCGCCCAGACCGATTCCGGCTTCAACCCCGCTTTTTCTCTGGGGCAACTCGACATCACCATGTACCGTGATGACCTGCTTTCAAAACCGGGGCGGACGCCTGAACCCACCCGCCTGCCCGCAGCGGGGATTGAGGGGCGCACCGTCGTCCTCGTTGACGATGTACTTTTTTCAGGACGCACCATCCGCGCCGCCCTCGACGCCCTCAAGGACTACGGCCGCCCCGAAGCCGTCCGCCTCGCTGTGCTGGTTGACCGCGGCCACCGCCAACTCCCCATCCGCGCAGATCACGTGGGAAAGAACCTGCCTACCAGCACCCATGAATCGGTAAAGGTGCTGCTCTCGTCCATCGACGGTGAAGACGACAAGGTGATTATTTCCCAGCCCGCCCACTCCACCACCTCAGCCCAGGAAGGAGGGGAGTAG